gggtgcggggaccactagaggtagttgtagggtgtccccagctaaatgacagatagttaattgtAATGGACCCTTGTTggttccatttgtacactctcagtgaCATGAACATTGATAttgtacatgtgggcccatagatataaatggCGGAAAATGTAGTtttaatgtagcaagctacttttgctgtgtagcttgctacaattctccgcggatagcttcccctgtggcttagctacatttaatcaagagtaacttgtagcttagcttactacatgttccaagtagcttgcccatcactgtgcgCGGAAAAGTGCACAGTATGGCCTCCACATGTCTGCATGCGCTCCCTACAATGTCTGCACATTGATGATAAGCTCACAGGCCTGGTCAAACTTCTATGCGTTTCCTTGAGAGTGTggctcagtagtgtgtgtgacctctatgtttgtgtgtgtgagtgtgtgcttgTGTGCGCACCCTACAATGTCTACACAAGCATGAGATCTGGAAGTGGGTCAAAGGACTCATCCTGGTACCAACAGCAGTCAAGGTACCAGGGTAGACATGTCCGCGCGGCCCTCTCGAGTAGATGTCCCAATAAATGTTCATCCTTTAACTATGTAATGTGATGTCCAATAAAGACTTATAAACACTGACACTAAAGacgtatttattttgtaaaaggcATTTTTTGTTTAGTTGGCCGCATAAGCAGAGATGATCCTCACATCGTCGACAGGCCGATCTTGACCGCTGGTTTCCACCAACCCAATCCGGTTCAGCACTCCCATGCCCTGATGCACTCTTCCGAAGATGGTATGTTTTCCATCCAACCACTGAGTGGGTTTGAGAGAGAGGAAAAACTGACTTCCATTGGAATCCGGTCCCGCGTTAGCCATTGCTAAGATACCAGCACCTAAAAATGATTCCATTGTTAAATTGTAAGTACAGGGTTTTATTGGACAGACCTCTGCTAGGCATCAAGTCATCTTTTCATATTGTTTTGGTTATTTGAGCTCAATTTACCTGTGAATTTGAGCTCTTGGTGCAGTTCATCTTCAAACTGCTTGCCATATATGGATGCACCACCCCGACCTGGAAGATAAGACAAATAAAAAGTGTGCATGAAGGTGTAATTACTAATGATAATTGAAAATCATATATCAATTAGAAGATGATGAACCAACCTGTTCCTGTGGGGTCACCGCCCTGCACCATAAAGTTCTGTATTATCCTATGGAACTTGGTATTATTATAGTAGCCTCTTCGAGCCAGCTCTGCGAAATTCTTGCAGGTTTTGGGTGCATGTTTCCAGTAAAGCTCCAACACAATTGTCCCCATCCTGCAGTGAAAAGTGGACATGCACGTTTAAAGTCTGTGAAAACggattcattgttttttttaagtgggaGTTAATCCACTTTGTGACTATAGTAATTAACAGAGATCACCAAAAACTGTAAGCAGGCTGGCAAGTTGGCATAAAGGGTTTAAATAAATGCATACGTCGTTCCTAAGCCTGCAAGTTGGCATAAAGGGTTTAAATAAATGCATACGTCGTTCCTAAGCCTGCAAGTTGGCATAAAGGGTTTAAATGAATGCATACGTTGTTTCTAAGCCTGCAAGTTGGCATAAAgggtttaaataaatacatacgttGTTTCTAGTGTAACAGTGGGAGGCTGCCATGTATCCGGAGGAATTCCTGACATTATGTACAAAAAAACACCAACCGATTCATCAACAATCAAAACAGTTTCAGTATCAAGTTGATACAAAATCGTTGCACGCTCATTCAAACCGTTCTCGGTGTGTTTCCGCTTTGTGtaactgacgtcacttcctccgTTTGTTGACGAGAATAATTAGTTTCTGCCGTCCCCTGCTGGACACTATGCTGTGGTTGAGCAAGAAACGTTTTaataaatcaaaatgttttatgAATTGCTTGTTTATTAGAATTAACCCTTATGTGATCTTGGGGATTTGTTTGTTTGTGCTTTTTTCTTAACCATTAACTTTAGTTGTGCTACTCCGATTAGAATTATGTTTCGTAAAAGGGTTTCCATGAACAATTTTAGTTAAAAATAAGAAATTACGTAAAGCAAACAATATTAGTCTAACTTTAATTGtttaaacttttttatatttatattatgaaCTCTTCCAATGCTTACGTGTGCCTTCAAAAAGTTTAGatcttgggttgtttttttttttgcctaaaaaaaaaacttgtaggtcatatgttgaccacatggtGGCAGCAGTGTTTTATACAGAATTTAGAAGAAGCGGAAAAAGAGAGAAAGAAGCAGTGTTTCCTGTTTAGCATGTTTTCCGGTCCTCAAAACCGTAGGGTTTGGACTTTTGTTTTGCAAAAAAGATCAACTATTGAGGATAAGTTGGCTGTCATAGATCATTTTAAGTGTAGTTTGCATTGTTGTAGAAATGCTAATGTAGGCCTACTAATGTTTAGCTGACATTTTTTGGTCAGGTTAGCAAACTCCTACCACTATAATAAACATGATGAAAGTAATATATGTTATATCTGAATCAAAGTTAACGTAAAGACAGGGGGTACCTAATTACATTGGCCCTGGGTCTGCAGACATATGCTGTTGACTAACCATGGTGcgaaacagtgttgggactaacgcgttactgtaacgccgctagtttcggcggtaactagtaatctaacgcgttattttttatattcagtaactcagttaccgttactacatgatgcgttactgcgttcttttacgttactttttatgtagtataaagtgtgttttatcggagcgctgctgtgtcatcgttctgattcttcttgtgtcacaagccggagaagagagagagacatgcgctctgtgtgggtgtgtgtgagtgtggggagggaggagagggagggaggggaggggggcgtgtctgatcatggcagagccagaagtcgagtttgctaacatggagatattttcactacttttcttttgtcgagcacaaagaaaagaacattttagttaaatgtaaattgtgctttggatcaaagatcccatctactgcccaaaacagcaattcaaatctgctgaaacaagctacataagcaacatgcttcgacgaagctagtaaagagagatagagactctgatgccacttcaccaccaccacttaaggattaagtctgcctctgctcatcattcaccgctgaaggtacacacactctgtcaatcaatgttccctctaattgttcatgtgtgtgagcaaacgcaaaaactccctgagcattgagtggagcccatgtgagcaactttagacgtgcacactgtggctacaccagcagcacacctgtcccaaacctgactaaataagaagttcaatctccatccatccatccattttctaccgcttgtctctttcggggtcgcaggagcctatctcagctgcattcgggcggaaggcatttacaccctggacatgtcccCTCCCTCATCAcagcgccaacacagatagacagacaacattctcttattattataatcaaatgacagcagtaatttccatttctaatataagtgtttaggcccacttacaatgacaataacaacaaatattgtttttcatgaactgtgtacttgtattgtttgtctgggtggaggtcctgctttggaaatagtttgtacccctttcatttagttcccattaaaacattcacatgttgcacaatgagatgtaagcaggggatcatgtgtacattcctgcaacttcctgtttgtaaaaaatatatttttattagtatttatttaatatactaacagcatttaatgattacaatttataaaataagattcctaataaatgacactagaataagcacacatttgattggtaaatcatagtgtaacgacctggaattacactttatgtgtggtgttggagttgtccgactttttgtgtggctgtaaacgcatcactggctaagtgccatatgtgcaagtgttggcacacgtgagaaagagcgagtggctgctgttgatataacaaagtagcttttggtctggtttgtactgcagaaaatgaccacttttgctagatatcattttttttactaatgttttggtgatgtgtttatggccgacaataaagagttttgctcagtaaagaaaatgcctggttaggctttgtgtatgtagtgtgtgcctttcttggtgtacatctatgctgttattatgctgtttgttacttatgtacgttatgttgcagctatttaaaatagttttgtcaatttgttctggccagaaacaaattggcctttgtaacatatctttgtctttgtgtgttatatgtagaccacattgcttagcagagttgagtgatgcaaatgcatgtcaagttgatcaacagattgtattattctccagtgcaataacagtactgaaatgaaggctaaaagggcattaatgggagctttaaaaaaaaaaaaagaagaaaaaaataagtaactaaatagttacttttcacagtaacgcattactttttggtgtaagtaactgagttagtaactgagttacttttgaaatgaagtaactagtaactgtaactagttactgctttgcagtaactaacccaacactggtgcgaAGTGACGTCACCCTGCATACTGTAGGTCTGATattgtttgtaaatacaaaaacttttaaaGTACGAATTATTTTCAACTCTACGTGGGTCGAAACAAATGGCGACACCTGTGCGTGATCAGAGTCATGTGACCAATCAGATGAGGATGAGGAAGTGTAATCCAATTAGGAAGAGGAGCAGCATGTTTGTTAGGACTCCTAAGCTTCAAGCAAGGTCAGGATATATTTGTGTGTGAGCTTCAACCGGGAGAGAGTAACTAAGAGAGGTGAGTCGCACATATTTTATTATAGAGAGAAATATTATTGAATGTTACTTGTTTTCATTAAGTtgtaaacactagtcaaatatcttctTATGACACTCTTATGATagaagacctactgcaaaaaggctagtcaaagattgttTATGTAACAATAGCAtaatgctgtttttaaagacctacaaaaACACTCAACAGGAgaactgctgttttttcaaggacTAAATGCAAAAACAAAAGTCAAAGATGGTACAATTATGATGAAAGCACTCTGCCATTTCTATTTAACAGGAGCGCTCTGTTGCTGTTATAAAGACCTGCAACAAAAACTCCTGTCAACAATTCTCTATAAAACAGATTTGATCCGTGCGCTCTATTAAACAGAAGTACGCTGATGTTTTTATATtagatctgcaaaaaaaaaaaagtaaaatatcatCTGCATGACAGGAGAACTGCTGTTTTTCAAGGAGTAACTTCGGAACGCAAATCAAAGATGCCAAATTTGACAAAAGAGCTTTTCTGTGTTCAGCAAAAAgaaaagcttgtcaaagatcctgtacATCAGTGGTTATCCAACCTTTTTTTCTCCATGTACCGcctagaaaacacttggctctacaAGTCCAACCATAATGACTGATGTTacaatacagtagcgcagtaggcctaattatttaattaaaacaaagcaaagGTTTAAttaccaagtatatttaatattttcggCCACTGTAAtgttacacacaatttgaacagtaacattgggTTTAAAAATAGGGGGGGTGAAACACTTATTtaagtcacaggtgtcaaactcaaggcccgggagccagatctggcccgcaaacacctggaaatgatgtgtcaataaagtacttaatcatttctcactaaatgtcattgatttatttcattttgacataaaaaatatatgtactgcttgataTTGCATAATTttaaaactttaatagtatccaatattgcaacaaacatTACAgtgtattatcatactttccaaacaagtttttgtctaaataaaaatacttaaccttacagcaaactacccatcaaattaataaaaaaatacaataaatattaccggtacattgttctttacagcatattactgtaaattgaaaaaaactactactgttttttatgtcaaaattcatacattattcgctgttacaagcggccctctgatggcagccgtaactgcgatgtggccctcaatgagaacgagtttgacatccctgatttaAGTGATTCTTTAATGTACCACTAAATAGAGCCCGCATACCACAGTTTAAGAGTCACTGCTCTACATGACATGAGCACATCTGTTTTCAAGGATCAACTGCAAAAACGCTCCGATTACCTTCTAATAGGGATTGGGTTGAGATAgttgtgagacaggttagttttaccctactggtAATGTGTTGTTGCAATATTAATCTGTTGCTTTTGCAGATCTACTGCaataacactagtcaaagatcctctatgacaacaGTACATGTCTGAGCACTTTTCATTGTCCGAGAAAATGTCAGCTCgggtgtttttaggaatctgctcgaAAAATGTTGGTAGCTCTCACTTTAGGAATGGATTAGGTGAGCCGGTCTGATGTCATTCCTGCGCGGGTTTTGATCCATGGAccggcagtttaaaaaaaaacggatTAAGTGTGTTGTTCCATATAGTAACCACCTGTCTCTATCTCCTCCTGAAGTGCTTCATCATGTCCATCCTCAAAATTCACGCCCGAGAAATATTTGACTCCCGTGGGAACCCCACAGTGGAGGTGGATCTGTGCACTGCTCAAGGtaagtttagatttttttattatttaattatgtacagtacaggccaaaagtttggacacacgttctcatttcaatgtgttttctttatttttatgactatttaccttgtagattgtcactgaaggcatcaaaactaccacacctgtgaagtaaaaccctttcaggtgactacctcttgaaactcatcgagagaatgccaagggtgtgcaaagcagtattcagagcaaaaggtggctattttgaagaagctagaatataaaacatgttttcggttatttcaccttttttgtcaagttcataaccccacatgtgttcattcatagttttgatgccttcagtgacaatctacaatgtaaatagtcatgaaaataaagaaaacgcattgaatgagaggtgt
The DNA window shown above is from Nerophis lumbriciformis linkage group LG38, RoL_Nlum_v2.1, whole genome shotgun sequence and carries:
- the ppil1 gene encoding peptidyl-prolyl cis-trans isomerase-like 1, which codes for MSGIPPDTWQPPTVTLETTMGTIVLELYWKHAPKTCKNFAELARRGYYNNTKFHRIIQNFMVQGGDPTGTGRGGASIYGKQFEDELHQELKFTGAGILAMANAGPDSNGSQFFLSLKPTQWLDGKHTIFGRVHQGMGVLNRIGLVETSGQDRPVDDVRIISAYAAN